The Polyangium aurulentum genomic interval GCTATCGGCAAAGTCCAGCTCGGAAGGCTTCGTAGGGAACCACATGATGGCGAGATTATCCTCCCGCCGCGCGCGCCGCTAGCCCTTCGAAAGCCATATGCGGATCACGAGCCCGCCGAGCACGTCCCCGGTGCGGAAATCTTTGCGGGGGCTGTCCTCGTGCTCGTTGTGGCAGCGCGCGCACGCCTGGATGACGGCTTTGTCGGGGTAATACGCCGCGAAGTAGCGCTTCCCGTCGATGACCTCCTCCGTATAATGAGGCTTCCCCGTCTCCGTCACCGCCCGCAGCCCGTTCTTCTCGCTGTCGGTGCGCGGGCCGTTCTGCTTGTTGATCGGCCAGGGCGACAGCAGCGCATAGCTGAACGGCTGGCCCTCCTTGGCGATGGTCTCGGCGCTCATTCGCAGCATCTGCGCGGGCAGGGGAAGGGTCTTCTCCTCCCGGTAATGCTCCGTGGCCTTCAGGCGCCCCTCCTGATACTGGAGCCTGTCGACCACCATGCGCGCGTAGGCCTCGCGATTGGCGCTGAGCACCGCGTGCAGCGCGTCCGCCATCCGCTGCGGCGAGAACTCGTTCGCCGGCGCGCTCTCGCCGCACCCGCAAAGAGCGAGCGCAAAGAAAAGGGCCCGATACCCTCGCCTCATCCTCGCCGACCCTCCGCGGCATTGCGGATTTCATGCCTCCGCCGCCGATCGAACCCGAGCGCGTGCCGCAAGAGCCCCGCGTTCATCAGAAAGAGCACGAACGAAGCCACGAGCGCCGGCACGAGCACGCCGGTCTCGTCATTGTAGAGCGCCTCGAGCGAAGCGGACACGAGCCAGAGCTGGATCGCGACCAGGAGGCCGATCAACGCGTTGATCCCCGTGAGCAGCGTGTTGCCTTGCCCCGATAACATCTAGCTGTCCTTCCCCACGGCCCAGAGCTCGTCGCCGCGCTGCTCGATCCATATCCGCGGCAGCCTGCGCACCGGCGGGCCCCCGGTGGGGCGGCCGTCATTCACGCTGAAATGGCCCCGGTGGCACGGGCAAAGGAAGCTGTCCTTCTCCGACTGGTGCACGATCGCGCAGGAGAGGTGCGTGCAAACCTGCGAATACGCCCGCAGGTCGCCGCTCTGCGTCCGCACGAGGATGCACGGATCCTCGTCGGTCGGATAACGGAACAGCACCGATCCGCCCGTCGGGATCTCGGACGCCTTGCCCACCGGCACCTCGGCCTCCATCTGCCCCGGGCGACGCACCCAGCGCCCGACGGCCGCGATCACCGCATTGACGCCCACGAGGAGCGCCGAGCCGATGGTCAACGCCTTCGCGAACTCGCGCCGCGCAATGTAATGGTCATCGAGCCACCGGATCGGGAAGTCTTCCCTCCAGCGCTGGATCCGCCCCTTGATCCCCGCCCCTTCGCCGTTTGCCATCAGCCTTCCTCCAGGAGCGCCGCGACGTCGTCGGGCTCGGCCTTCTCGCGGCGCTTGCCGAGCTGCACGAGGTTCACGTGCACCTCTTTCACCTCGTGCGGCACCACCACGGACACCTTCGTCCTCACCCGCTCCTCGCCGAAGACCCACTCGTTCACCGCGGTCCCGCGCCGCGTCCGCTCCAGCTCCTCGGGCGTCATGAACGTCAATGCCTGCGACGGACAAACCGTGGCGCACATTGGCTTCTTGCCGATGCTCGTCCGGTCGTAGCAGAGGTCGCATTTCATCATCTGGTCGATCGCCGCGAAATACTTCGGCACGCCGAAGGGGCAGGCGAGGACGCAGTTCGAGCATCCGATGCAGCGGTGCGTGAGCGCGCTGTGCACGACCCCGTCGGGGCCTTTCTTGATCGCGTCCGCGGGGCAGACCTGCGCGCAGATCGGATCCTCGCAGTGCATGCACACCTGCGGCGCGGTCTGCACGCTGTCGCGGCGCCGGATGGTCTCGAGGTGGATCATCGGCTGCCCGCGGTGCGTGTCGCACTCCTCGCAAGCCTGCACGCACGCCTGGCAGCCGATGCAACGCGCGTAATCGATGAACAGGGCCCGCTCGCTCACCTCGCCGCGGCCTCCTCGGCCGTCGCTCTCCGCACGCGCACCGCGCAGATCTTGTATTCGGGGATCTTCGACACCGGATCGAGCGCCTTGATCGTGCAGCGATTGATCGCCCGCTCGTCCGGCCAATGATACGGGACGAACACCGTGTCGGGCCGGATGGTCCGCACGATCATCGCCTTCACCGTGACCGTGCCCCGCCGGCTCTCCACGGTGACGAGCTCGCCCTCGCTCACGCCGAGCTTCTCGGCGAGGCGCGGGTGCATCTCGCAGAAAGGTTCGGGGACCTGCTTCACGAGCCCGCCGATGCGCCGCGTCTGCGAGCCCGAGAGGTAATGGGCCACCACGCGCCCCGTCGTGAGCACGAGCGGATATTCCTCGTCGGGCTCCTCGGTCGCGGGCCGCCACTCGACGGGCTGGAAATGCGCCTTGCCGTCCGCGTGCCCGAAGCGGCCTCCCTCGTAGAGCCTCGGCGTGCCCGGGTGATCCTCGGACGGGCAGGGCCAGAAGACGCCGTGCTCGCGCTCGATCCGGTCCCAGGTGATCCCCGCGTAATCGGAGATTCCGCCCGCCGAAGCCCGGCGCAGCTCCTCGAAGATGTCCCGCGGCGAGTCGTATTTGAACTTGTTCACGTAGCCCAGCCGCGAGGCCAGATCGCAGATGATCTTCCAGTCCGCCCGCGCCCCCTCGGGCGGGTCCACGACCTTTCGGTGCAGGATCACGCGGCCCTCGACGTTGGTCGTGGTGCCCTCGTCCTCCTCGAGCAGCGAGCCCGCCAGGACCACGTCCGCGTGCCGCGCCGTCTCCGACATGAAGAACTCGATCGTCGCGTAAAACTCGAGCTTCTCGAGCGCCTCGCGCACGAAGTCCTGGTCGGGCAAGGAGACCATCGGGTTGAAGCAGATCGAGAGCAGGCCCTTGATCTTGCCCGCGTGAATGGCCTCGAAGATCTCGACGGCCGAGAGCCCCTTGCGCGGCAAGACGGCCTCGGGCACGCCCCAGACCGACGCGATGTGCTTTCGGTGCTCGGGGTTCTCGATGTCGCGCGCGCCGGGGAGCTGGTCGGCCTTCTGGCCCTGCTCGCGGCCGCCCTGGCCATTGCCCTGGCCCGTGATCATCGCATAGCCCGAGCCCTCGCGCCCGATCCTGCCCGTCGCCACGACCAGGTTGATCGCGGCCATGCAGTTGTCGACGCCCTTCGAATGGTGCTCGATCCCGCGCGCGTGCAAGAGGAAGCTCGAGCGCGCGGGGCCCCATAGCTCGGCGGCCTGCACGATCAGCCGCGGCGGTACGCCCGCGATCTTGCCGGCGTGCTCGGGCGTGTAGCGCTCGAGGACCTTCTCGAGCGCGTCCCAGCCCGTCGTGTGCTCGGCGATGAACTTGCGGTCGATCCAGCCGCGCTCGATCATCACGTGCAGCATGCCGTTGAAGATCCCGATGTCGCCGCCCGACCGGACCGGGATGTAAAGGTCGGCCGTGCGCGCGATCGGCGTCATACGCGGATCGAGCACGATGATCTTCGCGCCGTTCTCGCGGGCCCGCCACAGGTAATCGGTCGTGATCGGGGCGCACTCGGCGATGTTCGCGCCCGCGACGAGGATGACCTCGGCCTTCGGGATATCGCTCCAGGGATTGGCAGCCCGGTCGATGCCGAGGACCTTCTTCGAGGCCGCCGCGGCCGAGACCATGCAGAGCCGGCCGTTGTAATCGATGTTCTCGGTGCCGAGCGCCACGCGCGCGAACTTGCCGACGAGGTACGCCTTCTCGTTCGTGAGCGAGGCGCCGCCGAGCATCGCGAACGCCGCCTTGCCGTGCTTCTCCTGGATGCTCTTGATCGCCCGCGCCGTGCGGTCGAGGGCGTCGTCCCAGGAGGTGGGGACGAATCCGCGGCCCTCGGCGCGCAACAGCGGCGCTTTCAGGCGGTCGGGGTGCTCGTCCTGCATGTAGCGCTTCACGCCCTTGGGGCAGAGCTTTCCCTGATTGAACGGGAACTCCTCCCACGGCTCGAAGCCGACGACCTTGTTCTCCTTGACCTTGAGCTTGATCCCGCACTGCTGCCCGCAGAAGCAGCAATGGGTCTCCACGACCCGATCCGGCTCGCCCACGGGCGCAAAGCCGCCGGGCGGGATCGTGTTCAGATGCGGGCCGAACTCCTCGATGAGCCGCTCCGTGACGATCGGCAGCTTCGCCATCAGCTCTCCTTGCTCTCCGGATCTCCGCCGCGCCTCACCGCGCCCCACATGCCGTCTTGCAAGAGGGCGAGGTTTTTGCGCCGGCACGGCGGGCACACGTCCTGATAATGCCCGCCCCCGGCGAGCCCGTAGCGAATCCCGAGCTCGGCCTGGACTCGCTTCAAATCACCGACCTGCAACGCCGAGGCGAACGGCTCCCCGCACCGCGCGCACTTTGCTTGCTCCCCCGCCGCCCCCTCCTGCTTGTAGAGCTGCACGCCAATTTGCGTCGGCCGCTGCACGATGTGGAAGAACTTGCCGAAAGGGATGTAGAGCAGCGTCAGGATCACCGTCACGGCGTGGAACTGCGAGAGGAACGTGTAGTTGAACCCATTCATGAAATGGGTCGATATCGTCAGCAACACGCCCGTCGCCGAGATCGCGAAGAGGAGGATCAGCGGCAAGAGATCGCTCGACGCCTCCTGGACCGCGAGCACGCCGCGGTCGCGGCTCCTCCGGTAGAGCGACAGGAAGATCCCCACGAGGACCAGCACGGCCGAGACCACGAGGGCGTTGAACATCAACGACGCGAGCGGGCTGTCGAGCCGGCAGCGAAAGACGCGCACGCCGAAGACGAACGCCTCGTACATCTCTTGCGAGTCGCGCGGCGTCTCGAAGCGGATCCACCCGAACGACAGCGGGAACGTCACCGCCGCCGCGAGGAGGCAGCCCCACATGATGCAGAAGTGCGCGAGCCACCGCAGCGTGGAGCGCTCGCGGATGAAGCGCTGCGTGAACAGGCTGCCGTACACCGCGCGAGCGAGCCCGAGCGTGTTCGCAAGGATTTTGCCCCGCGTGAAGAAGATCGCGAGACTCTGCTGGAAGTAGCGCTTGGTCGGCGGGCGGCCGAGCCAGATCGCGTAGCGGTAGCCGAGCGCGAACGCGGCGAACACGGTGGCCGCCGCGTAGGGGACGAGCGCGACGTCGAAGTCCTTGAAGCGTCGGCTGCCGACGTAGATGCCCAGGATGAGGAGCGCCGACGCGGACAGGCCCACCGTCGCAGCCCGGAGCGCCTCGCGCGAGGGCGGGGGAGCACGCTTTGCCGGCGTCACGACCGCCATCCTAGGCAAAAACGCCCCTGCCCGAAAGAGCCCGTGTGGGGACCGGAAACCTGACGCCCCCGCCGACCCGAGCCCGTGCGGACGCTTGCGGAAATGAAAAAATGTCGAGTTGTTACGGTGACTTCGACCACCTGCGGAAGAAAAGTGGAGGGGCCGGTGAAATTTCCGAGGGTCCTCGGCCGAACAGGTCATCGAGGATGTTCACTGCTCCCATGACGAACCCTGCCGCCGGGCTCAAGGCGCCGCCGTTCCTGGCGGGCGTCACCCCGGAGGAGACCGCGTCGCTGCGGCTGGTCGTGACCGCCGTCGTCGCGTGCGTTCTCGGCGAACGGAAAGATCATCCCGACGTCGAGGACTGCACCCACGAGGCGCTCTCGCGCGCCATCGAGGGCAAGAGCCGACTGCGGGAGGGCGAGCCCTGGCGGCCGTGGGTGATCGGCATCGCCCGGCACGTGGCGCTCGATGCGCTGCGCAGACGCAAGAAGGCCCGCCGCGAGGAGTCGATCGCGCCGGGTCCGGATCAGCAAGAAGACGCAGCGCCCGCGCTCGTCGACGCGCTGCCGGATCCCTCGCCGGGACCCGAGGAGCGCACCGCTTCGGCGGAGCGGGCTGCGCGGCTCGAGCGCGCGCTCGGCCAGATCCCCGAGGATCAACGCCGCGCGCTCGTGATGTTCCACGTCGAGGGGCTCGGCTACGGCGACATCGCCAAGCGCCTCGGCGTGCCGCTCGGCACGGTGGCGACGTGGCTGTCGCGCGGCCGGAAGATGCTCGCGGAGTCGGTCGGGGAATGAGCGAAGTGAAGAGCTTGGAGGAGACGATGCAGCCCTTGGACAAACTCCCGCTCGATCTCGCATGGGGGAGCGACGGGCACGTGACGGACGTGGTGCTCACGGCGATGGCGGACGGCGAGGAGGCGATCGTGCCCGAGGACGCGCTCGGCCACGTCGAGGCGTGCGAGCACTGCACCTTCCGGCTCGGCTCCGAGGCGCTCTTGTCGGTGCAGATGGATCAGGAGATGGCGGTGCTCGAGGCGCCCGCTCCTGCGAAGGCGATCGTGCCGGCCCGCAAGGCGCCGAAGGTCGCGATCGGGGTGGCGATCGCGGTGGCCGGCATCGGCGCGGCGCCTGCGTTCATCCTCGACGTGGCGCCGAGGGCGCGTGAGTTTTTCAAGACGATCATATGGGCCGCGTCGATGCTGGCGCAGAGCGCGATCGTCGTTTCGAGGAGCGATTTGTTCGCGGCGCTCGTGTGGGCGTCTGCGCTGGTCTTGGTGCTCGCGGGGCTTCTGTTGTCGCGAGCCGTGAAGGTTTCGAAGCATTCTCTGCAAGAAGGAGGCGTGTGATGATCGGTGGGCATTCGGGTCGGTCGGGGTCGCGTCTGTTGCCTGTCCTCGGCGCGTCGGTCCTCGCGCTCTCGCTCGGGACGCAGGCGTTCGCGGCGGTCGAGAAGAGCGGCGAGTGGCCCGCGGACGAGAAGAAGGTGACGCTCGACGTCGACCGGGTCTCGCGCGAGGAGGCCATCAAGCGCCTCGCCGAGGCGGCCGGCTGGAGCATCGTCGTGCACGCGCCCTCTGCCGATCCGGTCGACATCCACGTGAAGGATCAGCCGGCCGACAAGGTGCTCGCGCTCCTGCTCGACGACGGCAACTACACGGCCAAGCGCGACGGCACCCTCCTGTCGATTGCGCGCGTGTCGGAGGCCGCCGCCGCCGCCGCCGCGCCCGTGCCGCCGGTGCCCCCGGTGCCCCCGGTGCTGCCGGTGCCGCCGGTCCCGCCGCTGCCCGCTGCGGCGCCTGCGCCGCCGGTTCCGCCGGCTCCGCCTGCGCTGCCCGCGCCCATGAAGCGTCAGGGCAAGGATCGCGAGGTCGTCGCGCAAAACCTCACGATCGAGAAGGGTGAGGTCGTTCGCGACGTGCATGTCGCGGGCGGCTCGCTCGTGGTTCGCGGCACCGTGACCGGCGACGTCGAGGTCGTGGGCGGGACGGTGACGGTCGAGAACGGCGCGCAGGTGATGGGCGACGTCGAGGTGATGGGCGGCTCGGTGTCCGTCAAGAATGGCGGCCGCGTCGAGGGCGACGCCGTCATCGTGGGCGGCAAGCTCGATCGCGAGGAGGGCGGCGTCGTCGGTGGCGACGTCTCCTCTCGCGGCGAGGAGAGCCACGAGGAAGGCTACGCGGAGGGCCATCACGGCGAGCAGGAGATGACCTTTGGGCACTTCATCAGCGCGACGGGCGAGGCGATCACGGGCGGGGCGCTGCTCTTCGCGCTCGGCGCGGTCTTCCTCGCGCTCTTCACGAAGCGCGCCGAGTCCTTGAAGGTCGAGGTCGCCGCGCGCCCGATGCGCTTGTTCGCGCTGGGCATCGTGGGCACCCTCGGCGCGATGGCGCTGCTCGTCGCGCTCTGCGTGACGCTCGTCGGCATCCCCGTGGCGGTGGTCGGACTCATCGCGGGCATCTTCGGCGTGTTCGCCGCGATGAGCTCGGTGCTCGAGGTGGTCGGCAAGGCGCTCATCGGCCACAAGACGCAGAACGAGTACGTTCACCTCGCGTTCGGCTGCGGCCTCTTCCTCCTCGCCGGCGCGCTCCCGTGGCTCGGCGGGTTCGTCAAGGCGGCCGTCGTGCTGATCGCGATCGGCAGCCTCGTCGCGACGCGCGGCGCGGGCCTCATCCCGATGCGGAAGAACAACGGCCACGGCGGCTCCGACGCGCATCCGTATCGCAGCGCCGACGCCTTGTGATCGCTTCCCCGAACATCGACGCCTGAGCCCATCGAGCGCCGGCCACGCAGACATGCGGGCCGGCGCTTTCGTTTTTCGGCTAAGCTCCGCGCCGTGTCCGCGCCGTTCCAGCCCGAGCTCTTCGGCGATTTCCTCCTCGTGCAGCGCCTCTCCCGCCGCGCGATGGCCGAGGTCCTCGTCGCGGTTCGTCTCGGCGATCGGAGCGGACGAACGCTGGTGCTCAAACGACCCGTGCTCGGCGAGCGGGCCTCGGGGCGCGCGGCGCAGGCGATCGCGCGCGAGGGCGAGGTGCTCGCGGCCGTGCGAGGCGCGGGGCTGCCCCAGCTCGAGGCGCGCGGCGAGCTGGCGGGATTGCCTTATGTCGCGATCGAGCACGTGCGCGGCGCGCCCCTCGATGAGCTGATCGCGGCAGGAGGAGGCCTCGAGCCCGGCCCTCTGCGCGCCCTGGCCCTCGATCTGGCGCGGGCGCTCGGGGCGCTGCACGAAAAGGGCTTCATCCACGGCGACGTGGCGCCCTCCAACGTGATCGTCGACGACGCGGGCGAGGCGCGGCTCGTCGATCTCGGGCTCGCGCGGCGAATCGGCGAGACCACGGGCGAGCTCGCCGGAACGCCTGGATACGTCGCTCCGGAGGCCGCGTTGCCCGGCGAGGCGCGGCCGGCGCTCGATGTGTACGGGTGGGCCGCCGTCGTCGCCGAGTGCGCGCTCGGCCGGCCGATCCACGCCGAGAAAGAGCTCGCCTCGGCCGCGACGCGCGGCGAGCCCCCGCGCGAGCTTCGCGCCTGGGAGGAGCACCTTCCGGGCCTCGGGGCAGCGCTCTCGCGCGATCCTGCGGCGCGCCCCGAGACCGCTTCCCTCGTCGCGGGCTTCGCGGCCCTTTCGATCGATCGCAGCGCGCTCGCCGAGCGCGTCGACGGCTGGATGCGCGGCGAGACGAACAGCGCGCTCACGCCCACGGCGCCCATGGTCGTCGAGGCCAGGCCAGCGCCCGGACCAACCCCCGCGCCGCAGCGTCTTCAGCCCACCGTGGTCGAGGGTCTGTCGGGACGAGCTCCCACAGCGCCACGGGCCTCTCCGGCGCGGTGGATCTCCGTCGTGGCCCTCGTCGGGCTGGCTTTTGCGGCGGGCAGCTTCTCCTCTCGCCGCGGAGCGTCGCCGCCGCCGCCTCGGCAGGCGTGGGTGTCCTTCGGCACCGCGGTGCCGGCGCGCGCGCAGATCGAGCTGGACGGCCAGAAGGTGCCCTCGCCAGCGGACGGGCGGCTGCTCCTCGCGCCGGGCGAGCACACCCTCACGGTGGTGCTTCCGAAGGGCGCGCGGCGCGAGTACACCTTTCATGTGCGACCGAACGAGAACGTGGTGCTTCTGCCCCCGCGCCGCCCCGCGGGCTCGCCGGACGAGGGCACAGAGGATCGCGAGCCATGAGCGAAGGCGAGA includes:
- a CDS encoding Tll0287-like domain-containing protein encodes the protein MRRGYRALFFALALCGCGESAPANEFSPQRMADALHAVLSANREAYARMVVDRLQYQEGRLKATEHYREEKTLPLPAQMLRMSAETIAKEGQPFSYALLSPWPINKQNGPRTDSEKNGLRAVTETGKPHYTEEVIDGKRYFAAYYPDKAVIQACARCHNEHEDSPRKDFRTGDVLGGLVIRIWLSKG
- a CDS encoding DUF6755 family protein, which codes for MLSGQGNTLLTGINALIGLLVAIQLWLVSASLEALYNDETGVLVPALVASFVLFLMNAGLLRHALGFDRRRRHEIRNAAEGRRG
- a CDS encoding ubiquinol-cytochrome c reductase iron-sulfur subunit, with the translated sequence MANGEGAGIKGRIQRWREDFPIRWLDDHYIARREFAKALTIGSALLVGVNAVIAAVGRWVRRPGQMEAEVPVGKASEIPTGGSVLFRYPTDEDPCILVRTQSGDLRAYSQVCTHLSCAIVHQSEKDSFLCPCHRGHFSVNDGRPTGGPPVRRLPRIWIEQRGDELWAVGKDS
- a CDS encoding 4Fe-4S dicluster domain-containing protein; translation: MSERALFIDYARCIGCQACVQACEECDTHRGQPMIHLETIRRRDSVQTAPQVCMHCEDPICAQVCPADAIKKGPDGVVHSALTHRCIGCSNCVLACPFGVPKYFAAIDQMMKCDLCYDRTSIGKKPMCATVCPSQALTFMTPEELERTRRGTAVNEWVFGEERVRTKVSVVVPHEVKEVHVNLVQLGKRREKAEPDDVAALLEEG
- a CDS encoding molybdopterin oxidoreductase family protein; this encodes MAKLPIVTERLIEEFGPHLNTIPPGGFAPVGEPDRVVETHCCFCGQQCGIKLKVKENKVVGFEPWEEFPFNQGKLCPKGVKRYMQDEHPDRLKAPLLRAEGRGFVPTSWDDALDRTARAIKSIQEKHGKAAFAMLGGASLTNEKAYLVGKFARVALGTENIDYNGRLCMVSAAAASKKVLGIDRAANPWSDIPKAEVILVAGANIAECAPITTDYLWRARENGAKIIVLDPRMTPIARTADLYIPVRSGGDIGIFNGMLHVMIERGWIDRKFIAEHTTGWDALEKVLERYTPEHAGKIAGVPPRLIVQAAELWGPARSSFLLHARGIEHHSKGVDNCMAAINLVVATGRIGREGSGYAMITGQGNGQGGREQGQKADQLPGARDIENPEHRKHIASVWGVPEAVLPRKGLSAVEIFEAIHAGKIKGLLSICFNPMVSLPDQDFVREALEKLEFYATIEFFMSETARHADVVLAGSLLEEDEGTTTNVEGRVILHRKVVDPPEGARADWKIICDLASRLGYVNKFKYDSPRDIFEELRRASAGGISDYAGITWDRIEREHGVFWPCPSEDHPGTPRLYEGGRFGHADGKAHFQPVEWRPATEEPDEEYPLVLTTGRVVAHYLSGSQTRRIGGLVKQVPEPFCEMHPRLAEKLGVSEGELVTVESRRGTVTVKAMIVRTIRPDTVFVPYHWPDERAINRCTIKALDPVSKIPEYKICAVRVRRATAEEAAAR
- a CDS encoding MFS transporter, producing MTPAKRAPPPSREALRAATVGLSASALLILGIYVGSRRFKDFDVALVPYAAATVFAAFALGYRYAIWLGRPPTKRYFQQSLAIFFTRGKILANTLGLARAVYGSLFTQRFIRERSTLRWLAHFCIMWGCLLAAAVTFPLSFGWIRFETPRDSQEMYEAFVFGVRVFRCRLDSPLASLMFNALVVSAVLVLVGIFLSLYRRSRDRGVLAVQEASSDLLPLILLFAISATGVLLTISTHFMNGFNYTFLSQFHAVTVILTLLYIPFGKFFHIVQRPTQIGVQLYKQEGAAGEQAKCARCGEPFASALQVGDLKRVQAELGIRYGLAGGGHYQDVCPPCRRKNLALLQDGMWGAVRRGGDPESKES
- a CDS encoding RNA polymerase sigma factor, with the translated sequence MTNPAAGLKAPPFLAGVTPEETASLRLVVTAVVACVLGERKDHPDVEDCTHEALSRAIEGKSRLREGEPWRPWVIGIARHVALDALRRRKKARREESIAPGPDQQEDAAPALVDALPDPSPGPEERTASAERAARLERALGQIPEDQRRALVMFHVEGLGYGDIAKRLGVPLGTVATWLSRGRKMLAESVGE
- a CDS encoding serine/threonine protein kinase; translation: MSAPFQPELFGDFLLVQRLSRRAMAEVLVAVRLGDRSGRTLVLKRPVLGERASGRAAQAIAREGEVLAAVRGAGLPQLEARGELAGLPYVAIEHVRGAPLDELIAAGGGLEPGPLRALALDLARALGALHEKGFIHGDVAPSNVIVDDAGEARLVDLGLARRIGETTGELAGTPGYVAPEAALPGEARPALDVYGWAAVVAECALGRPIHAEKELASAATRGEPPRELRAWEEHLPGLGAALSRDPAARPETASLVAGFAALSIDRSALAERVDGWMRGETNSALTPTAPMVVEARPAPGPTPAPQRLQPTVVEGLSGRAPTAPRASPARWISVVALVGLAFAAGSFSSRRGASPPPPRQAWVSFGTAVPARAQIELDGQKVPSPADGRLLLAPGEHTLTVVLPKGARREYTFHVRPNENVVLLPPRRPAGSPDEGTEDREP